The Coprobacillus cateniformis DNA window GTTTATCGTTTATGTAACAAACTGGAATTATCAAACTTTAGTGATTTAAAAGTCTTAATTGCTACTCAAAAAAAAGATTTTGAAAAAGAAAGTCAGGATATGGATTTTAATTATCCCTTCTTTCATAGACAGACACACCATGAAATAATACATAATATGGAAAGTCTATATCAACAGACGATTGTCGCAACTAAAAATTTACTTGATTTAGAAACTATTAAAGCTATTGTTCAAGAAATGTATAATGCGAAGAGTATTGCTATATACCCATCTGTTGGAAATATTTCAGTTGCTGAAAACTTCCGTCAAAATATGCAGGAAATTGGTCAGCCTATTGAAATTGCAACTTCAATGTATGACCAACATTGGTCTGCTTGTATCAAAGGACAAAATGATTTGGTCATTGTCATATCTTATATGGGAAGAAC harbors:
- a CDS encoding MurR/RpiR family transcriptional regulator — protein: MNIFTKISQLTKLTDNEKLLVDFILSHPEKVMMMNAKELALQTYVSQTTVYRLCNKLELSNFSDLKVLIATQKKDFEKESQDMDFNYPFFHRQTHHEIIHNMESLYQQTIVATKNLLDLETIKAIVQEMYNAKSIAIYPSVGNISVAENFRQNMQEIGQPIEIATSMYDQHWSACIKGQNDLVIVISYMGRTPNILDLMHELKKRKAKIILISATYEEQLSPLANYHLYMCSYESFHEKISSFSSRISLQYILDCLYSCYFERNFYDFLNFKIDNYID